The Mesorhizobium sp. AR02 genomic interval ATTGACGAGTGCCGGACCGATCGCGCCCTCGGGTACGATGAAACGCACACGGGCAAGGTCGGTCAGATCAGCCAACCGGGCCGCGCCATCCGGCGTGGTATCGACGCAGATCACCTCCTCGACACCGCTGGCGACGAGATCGGCGATAGCGGCCCGGCCTTGCAGGCCGAGCCCGCCGAGAACCGCAATCTTCATGCCGGCTCCTTGCGGTCGTCAGACCAGCAGCCCTCGGGAAGGCTGACCCATTTGTTGCAGGACGCCATGACGACGAAGGTCTCGCTGCGCACGACTTCGCCCGGCTCGCCGGCGCCCGGGATCAGCTCGCTGGTGACGCGGTAGAGATCGGCGACGTCACCGGCCACGGTCACGTCGACGATGATGTCGAAGCGCCCGGTGACCACCGAAGCCGAGTTGACGAAGGGCAGTTCGGAAATGCGCTGCGCCAGTTCGCGGGCCCGGCCGCGCCCCTGGGCGTTGATGCCGACAATGGCCGAGATCAGTTCGGGGCGCTCGGTCAGGTTCAACAGCCCGACGATCTTGAGCAGATTGCGATCGAGCAGATTGCGCAGGCGCGAGCGAACCGTCGGCACCGAAATCGCCAATGTCTCAGCGAGCCGGTTGATGCCCGGCTGGGCGTCCTGCGACAGCTGTTTGACCAGCCGCCGATCGGTCAGATCGAGATGTTCCCGCAAAAGCCATGTCTTTCATAAAGAGAAAAAATACCGGCAATCTTTTTGCCTATATGAAAATAAACTATGTCATTAATTTCTAGAAAGCAAGGCGTTGTTTTCAGCCGAGATGGCAATCGGGCGCCGGCCGGCGCAC includes:
- a CDS encoding Lrp/AsnC family transcriptional regulator, whose protein sequence is MREHLDLTDRRLVKQLSQDAQPGINRLAETLAISVPTVRSRLRNLLDRNLLKIVGLLNLTERPELISAIVGINAQGRGRARELAQRISELPFVNSASVVTGRFDIIVDVTVAGDVADLYRVTSELIPGAGEPGEVVRSETFVVMASCNKWVSLPEGCWSDDRKEPA